From the genome of Notolabrus celidotus isolate fNotCel1 chromosome 5, fNotCel1.pri, whole genome shotgun sequence, one region includes:
- the umodl1 gene encoding uromodulin-like 1 isoform X3, translating into MVHQTEYRTMTEEVTRCCDGYEQVGRYCALPVNRSEEFTTKPGSCPNADGSSPGSEACEWDIDCTGWQRCCHRLGSSLCSNPASPSNVSTTGGCRFNATVTVKTDYQPLMSNNGGHLNHLRLLQAMVTGALQADVSVYYLDSWPVYPFRTATSLLIECSSPLSLHNVTSKLHLLLAHIQEVSSVTVEDINECAQPALCRCSPNANCTNTEGSYHCTCLQGYTDVDPSDPGAHCRDVSESTTTEPPQTYLPPMNTTYTPASITTQDPLGKGITGVLMTTDLSNTSSVPSTTSLDPQWTSSAPYTTMRSTVESTQPTTTCAPPSITNLWSANVTGTSFSVSWSSQSQTNQTYQVVVIRGSEVVHFHGTSDTMMEVQGLYPGMLYNVTVTPCACGSQGGSFFISVKTDAQTLDATARLTNIQFTADLHNTNSQAYRSLTESLTEEIYQSLSAEMKAMVDSGQVRIEIRGFSQGSVVVNFNLIVTPSQSQDISNVSTAVLNSLLNSTKYTVDKNNTSITDFDECASGENDCSQWATCMNTWASYTCVCLDGFIDRNIERTGRACQAIPTMKVTTAPLKPTIISTVSTTPFSETTPTRDPALITVTTTPETTTVIISTSEAVTSSTPAQTIAADTPTALPVVIPTQPSTTITAATTTTVPTASTTITTLPATTIATTETITSESITTTSAPATTTPATTTTPVSTTTTLSPTTITSAFTTTTPVPTTTSPAPTSTSPAPAATTLEVTTTSPASTTTSPAPTTLTAAVTTSIPAPTTTIPASTTTSPAPTAITSAVTTSTPALTTTIPASTTTSTAPTTITSAVTTFTPAPTTTIPASTIPTSALKTTIPAPTTATRKPITTTPASSTTRTAPKRITLAATTKSDAQKTTTTLITTSPSVKTTTQIPKKPTTDQTKTTLAPKITKTSPKTTMRTTFSKTTPATKTAAPTSHTTAPRTSTNTSMLGAISVQCRVAAITVTVARDFLQSTNIKESALYLGLPECGVNGGNATHAELTVAWNECVTRLVHNETFYTASVTLFNSMEAYTSPSGEMEVPKIRLEVPIMCTYMKSMLISADFGSMGYDMIKDVITGLGSFQVTVQLMNGTLPLPHNYSMSSEEELVVEVSLNTSSEQIKVVINKCWATPSPYPGDTYSHTFLENSCSLNSYTKVLANGNSSTSRLSVKIFSFVNLNVIYLHCQVQICVQIGSDTCVPDCLQRTARSFNIIGGAVGSSGPVLRSDEDSLEDELNTLHIAGLACLGIGISLFFIIGFVCLFYYQRNRIGHYNFSVKPKQENFTYLVFNT; encoded by the exons ATGGTCCATCAGACTGAGTACAGGACGATGACAGAAGAGGTGAccaggtgctgtgatggataCGAACAAGTCGGAAGATACTGTGCCCTGC CTGTAAACAGGAGCGAAGAGTTTACCACCAAGCCAGGATCCTGTCCAAATGCAGATGGATCCAGTCCTGGATCTGAGGCCTGTGAGTGGGACATAGACTGCACAGGCTGGCAGAGATGCTGCCACAGATTGGGCAGTTCTCTCTGCAGTAATCCTGCAA GTCCATCTAATGTCTCTACCACCGGAGGATGCCGTTTTAATGCAACAGTGACAGTGAAGACAGATTACCAGCCACTGATGTCCAATAATGGAGGACATCTAAATCACCTTAGATTGCTGCAGGCAATG GTCACAGGAGCTCTGCAGGCTGATGTCTCTGTGTATTACCTCGACTCATGGCCTGTTTACCCCTTCAGAACTGCCACCTCTCTGCTGATCGAATGCAGCAGTCCTCTTTCACTTCACAATGTCACATCAAAGCTGCATCTGCTGCTCGCGCACATACAGGAGGTGTCATCTGTAACCGTGGAAG ATATAAATGAGTGTGCACAGCCTGCCCTGTGCCGGTGCTCCCCTAATGCAAACTGTACCAACACAGAGGGTTCCTACCACTGTACCTGTCTGCAAGGATACACTGATGTTGACCCCAGTGACCCTGGAGCCCATTGTAGAG ACGTCAGTGAGTCGACCACAACAGAGCCCCCGCAAACCTACCTTCCACCCATGAACACAACCTACACCCCGGCCTCCATCACCACACAGGACCCTCTGGGAAAAGGCATCACGGGTGTTCTTATGACTACGGATCTAAGTAACACGAGCTCTGTTCCTTCAACTACATCACTTGATCCACAGTGGACAAGCTCTGCACCTTACACTACCATGAGATCAACTGTGGAGTCAACCCAACCGACAACCACGTGTG CTCCTCCCAGCATCACCAACTTATGGTCGGCCAATGTCACTGGAACCTCCTTCTCAGTCTCCTGGTCCAGCCAGTCCCAGACTAACCAGACTTACCAGGTTGTCGTAATCAGGGGGTCAGAGGTTGTTCATTTTCATGGAACAAGTGATACCATGATGGAGGTGCAGGGACTCTATCCTGGGATGCTCTACAATGTCACAGTCACACCATGTGCCTGTGGAAGCCAAGGGGGAAGCTTTTTTATATCCGTCAAGACTG ATGCTCAGACTCTTGATGCCACAGCACGACTTACCAACATCCAGTTCACTGCTGATCTGCACAACACCAACAGCCAGGCCTACAGATCCCTCACTGAGAGTTTAACAGAGGAG ATCTACCagtctctgtctgcagagatgAAGGCCATGGTGGACTCAGGACAGGTGAGAATCGAGATCAGAGGCTTCTCCCAGGGGAGTGTGGTGGTCAACTTCAACCTCATTGTCACCCCAAGTCAGAGCCAGGACATCAGTAATGTCTCCACCGCTGTGCTAAACTCCCTGTTGAACAGCACTAAATACACTGTGGATAAAAACAACACCAGCATCACCG ATTTTGATGAATGTGCTTCAGGAGAGAATGACTGTTCCCAGTGGGCAACATGTATGAACACCTGGGCCTCCTACACGTGTGTCTGCCTTGATGGGTTTATAGACAGGAACATAGAGAGGACAGGACGAGCATGTCAAG cAATCCCCACCATGAAGGTGACAACAGCACCTCTGAAACCAACAATAATCTCTACTGTTAGCACCACCCCTTTCTCTGAAACAACCCCAACCAGAGATCCTGCTTTGATCACTGTAACCACCACTCCAGAGACAACCACTGTCATCATATCAACAAGTGAAGCAGTTACATCAAGCACACCGGCTCAAACCATTGCTGCAGACACACCAACAGCTCTCCCAGTGGTGATACCTACGCAACCTAGCACCACCATTACTGCTGCAACCACCACCACTGTCCCTACAGCCTCGACAACAATCACTACTCTCCCTGCAACCACAATTGCTACAACTGAAACCATCACTTCTGAATCCATTACTACCACCTCTGCACCTGCAACAACTACTCctgcaacaacaaccactccAGTGTCTACAACCACCACTCTTTCACCAACAACCATCACCTCTGCTTTTACAACAACCACTCCAGTGCCTACGACCACTTCTCCAGCACCAACCAGCACCTCTCCCGCACCTGCAGCCACCACTCTTGAAGTAACAACCACCTCCCCTGCATCAACAACCACCTCTCCTGCACCAACAACCCTTACTGCTGCTGTAACAACCAGCATTCCTGCACCAACAACCACCATTCCTGCATCAACAACCACCTCTCCTGCACCAACAGctattacttctgctgtgacaACCAGCACTCCTGCACTAACAACCACCATTCCTGCATCAACAACCACCTCTACTGCACCAACAAccattacttctgctgtaacaACCTTCACTCCTGCACCAACAACCACCATTCCTGCATCAACAATCCCTACTTCTGCCCTGAAAACCACCATACCTGCCCCAACAACTGCAACACGCAAACCAATAACTACCACTCCAGCATCTTCAACAACCAGAACCGCCCCTAAACGCATCACTCTTGCAGCCACAACCAAAAGTGATGCACAGAAAACCACAACAACTTTAATAACCACCAGTCCCTCAGTAAAGACAACAACACAGATCCCTAAAAAACCCACCACTGATCAAACAAAAACCACTCTTGCCCCTAAAATTACCAAAACTAGCCCTAAAACCACAATGCGCACTACTTTCTCTAAAACAACTCCTGCTACTAAGACTGCAGCCCCTACATCTCACACTACTGCCCCAAGAACCTCCACCAATACCTCTATGCTTGGGGCAATCTCCGTCCAGTGCAGGGTTGCTGCCATCACTGTGACTGTTGCCAGAGATTTTCTCCAGAGCACCAACATCAAGGAGAGCGCTCTTTACTTGGGACTGCCAGAGTGTGGTGTCAATGGAGGCAATGCTACCCATGCAGAGCTGACCGTGGCTTGGAATGAGTGTGTCACCAGACTTGTGCAT AATGAAACCTTCTACACGGCATCTGTGACTCTGTTCAACTCCATGGAGGCATACACGTCACCAAGTGGAGAAATGGAGGTGCCCAAAATTCGACTGGAGGTTCCCATAATGTGTACCTACATGAAGAGCATGCTTATCTCTGCTGATTTTGGCTCCATGGG GTATGATATGATCAAAGATGTCATCACGGGCTTGGGATCGTTCCAGGTGACAGTGCAGCTGATGAACGGCACATTGCCTCTACCCCACAACTACAGCATGTCGTCTGAGGAGGAATTGGTGGTGGAGGTCAGCCTCAACACCTCTTCTGAGCAGATTAAAGTAGTCATCAATAAATGCTGGGCCACTCCCAGCCCATACCCTGGAGACACCTACAGCCACACCTTCTTGGAGAACAG CTGTTCCCTGAACTCTTACACTAAAGTGTTAGCCAATGGGAACTCCAGCACATCACGTCTGTCCGTTAAGATTTTCTCCTTTGTCAACCTGAACGTGATCTATCTGCACTGCCAGGTCCAGATCTGTGTGCAGATAGGATCTGACACCTGTGTGCCT GACTGTCTACAAAGAACAGCTCGGTCGTTTAACATAATAGGAGGAGCTGTGGGCTCCTCTGGGCCTGTGCTGAGATCTGATGAGG ATTCCTTAGAGGATGAGCTCAACACTCTTCACATAGCCGGACTCGCTTGTCTTGGAATCGGCATCTCGCTGTTCTTCATCATCGGGTTCGTCTGCCTCTTTTACTATCAGAGGAACAGAATCGGACATTACAACTTCAGCGTCAAACCCAAACAGGAGAACTTCACCTACCTGGTCTTTAACACCTAA